ATTCCACTGTCCATACCagaataaaagtacatttttgcATATGGCATAAAAcagggataaaataaaaataccaagggTTAACAAGGATGTAGAGCAATTGGAATCCTCAAACATGGTTGATAGCAATGAATttgaatcaaaaattaaaaaccaatttggtattttttcttgatttctgcttctgttgtttgttggtatacagaaatgcctttgatttctgcatactgactttgtatcctgctgttttgccaaattcattattAGGCTGAGCAGTTTTctggctgagtctataggattttctatgtacactttcacgtcatcagcaaacaatgacagttttgattcctcctttctgatttggatgccttttatttccttttcttgtctgatcgctgtggctaaaattccaatgttaggattatatcctaagaactctgaaacaccaatctaaaagagcctatgcaccccaatgttcatagcagcacaatgtacaatagccaagtgttagaagcaagctaggtgcccatcagtacatgaatgtgtcaaaaaactatggtgcatttacacaatggaattccatgcagcagaaagaaaggacatcctaccctttgagacagcatggatggaactggaaagcattatgctaagtgaaataggccaggaggggaaagacaaataccacatgatctcagctttaacagggacccaaacaacaaaacaaacaaacacgcaaaatataaccaaagacactgaagtagagaacaggctgacaacaaccagggggaagagaggaggaaatatcaggggaaagggggaagggtttacaggaacaagtataaaagacacatggacaaaaaaactagaggggagtggaaatgggagtgggggagtgctgggggtggacagggaagggagtagaaggcagaaaactgtacttgaacaacaactaagataaaagaaaagaaaagaaaaagaaaacagtttggcagagATGTTTATAAAAGCTCCACATAAGCCTACTCTATTATCTAGCAGATACACATATAAGCATAATCCAAAAGAAATGTTTGCTTATTCAACCAAAATGCACATTCAAACTGTTTCTAAAGGCTTTATCAATAATAGGCAAAAACTTGAAACTATCTAACTTTATTAATAGGCTAAATAATTGTACAttcacatgatggaatactacacagcaatataACATAATCTACCCATATATACTGCAAAATAGATGTACCTGACAGGCTTTATGATGAAGAAGAGAGGCCAGAAACAATTGAGTACCTGTTCATATGAAGTTCAAATACAGACAACACACTATAATACTAAAAGTCAGAAGAGTAGATAGCTGTGGGGCATGGGACTGAGGGCAGGTTGTATTTATTGGAAAGATGTAATAGGAAACTTTCCAAAGTAGATGGAAATATTGTGCATCTTGATGTAGGTTGTGGTTACATATTCATGTGCAAAAGTTTAATGAGCTGTACAGTTAAGATTTGTGCACTTTGCTATATGAAAGTTAGGGCACAACATTTTCAATAGGACGTTTCTGTATCCTTTCATGACCTACATTGAATAGCGTATTCAATACACCAACCCCAACTCCTAAATTCTAGGTTCCCTAAATTCAGGCAcccacagggtccagcacaaaaaAATACCCCTTTGATTACATaataatcttttattacaaaataataagcacgtaattctgtaacataacaatatcacactccagCGCgccatatgacactttaggtgaaatgttcaaattgctgtccacctcttgtgagacattcatgtaccctagaAACCACACTCAATGGTGCTATTTCTGCTGGACTCTGTGTTTCATCTCATCTCAATCCTGCCTTCAGaagcttattctttcctttttggcaGCATTGAACAGAATCGAAAGGCAGAACTAACTCCACAGATCTGCCAATTTCCCCTGCATCCTAATGGAATGGACTTGCCTAAGAAACAGCCAGGTAAgtcaaaatattttccccagCACTTCATTTGTCATTGCTTCTCTGAGAAATTTTACCAGTAATAGTGAGTTTAGATGAAAGTggttcttttgattttaatataaAGCTCTATTTCCCATTTCATAATATGGAGGCTTTATGAAATTATCCCAAGATCACCATTTCTTACCCATATGCCTCTGTTATTAGAACATTGAGGCTACCTGCAATGCCTGACAATTCCATAGCAATTGCCTCTCCTAATAAGCAGCAGCTTGGTGCTGCCTGGCAGGTGAACATGGACCCAGGGCCAGCTAGTACTCCTTTCCATCCTCTAGACCAGTGTCATCCAAtggaaatataatgcaagcctCCTATAAATTCTAAACTTTCTAGTAGGTacctgaaaaataaacacatacattcaTTTTAATGGCATATTTTCTTTAACACTATATATTCAAAAtcttatcatttcaacatgtaatcaagtAAGAAAGTATGCATgagattattttttcatattcttcaaaGATTTGGTTTGTATGTCACACTTACTTTGCCCACTTGCAGTATGTCTCAATTTGGATGTCCACATTTCAGTTGCTCAATACCACACATGACAGTGACTACCAGTTCAGATAGCACAGCTCCCAATGACCTTGGACCACAACCAAGATAACCCTTGCAATGAGACTCCAAATTCTGTCTCAGCCTTGAAATAATATGCCGCCTTCACTCATCATTTTTCTCCCCTATAAAATTCCATTTCTATCCCCTGGAAGTCTTAATTCACTAACCCACATCCCTGGTGCTCCACTCACCAACTGGGTGGTCACCATACTTGCCTTCTGAGAAACCTAACACAGGACACATTCACACACTAAAAAATTTATCACACACTGATCTTCTCATTTTGCCAAGACcaactcaaaaaaatttttcacCTCCTATTCTCTTGCAAAATGTGatggattaaaattattttgtgcatGTAGCATGAAATTACTGTCAACCCATTATTAATTTAGATGTACTGGGTTAACTAACATGTGAAATGACATctttcagaaagaaatgaagcaagAAAACATGGCATAAAGGGAAACAAACTGAATTGAGATTCAAGCTGGGATTTCAGTCCCAGATCTGCCACCAGgtagtttcatatttttggacTAGATGAAATTATTCTGAAGCCCCATTAAATACTGCATACTGTATAATTGCAGAAACTATTTTCATACAATAAAGAAGGAAGTGCTGGGGTGATGATGAGAGAGAATAAATCCATTTGGGAAAGAGAGttaaattttcctttcaatataCAATCCAAAAGCACGAAGTTTGAATTCCTTATTGACgatgatgataaaataataatagcactctcatttaaaaattctgatccCTTTTCTCAATTTCCAATTTTTTCTCAAGAGAAAGTTATTCTGCCCAAGGTTTTTTTCATGGCTAATTTGACAtccttgttcctcaggctgtagattaGTGGGTTCAGCATGGGCACCACAATTGTATAGAACAGACTACACACTTTCCCCTGGTCAAGGGGTACAGCAGAAGGTGGTTTAAGGTATGCAAAAGTTCCTGACCCAAAGAAGAGACAAATTGCAATTATGTGAGAACCACAGGTACTAAACGCTTTGGATTTGCCCTTAGTAGAACTAATGTGGAAAATGCTGGAAAGAATGAAGCCATAAGAGAGAAAAATCGTCACAATGGACACCCCAATGCCAAAGCCTGCAACAATAAAGACCACCAGATTATTCATGTAAGAGCTATTGCAAGAGAGTTCAAGAAGGGGAAGGATGTCACACATATAATGATTGACAAGGTTGTCTGCACAAAAGGTCAGAAACAGTATATTAACTGTATGAGCTAAAGCCCCCAAAGCCCCTATCCCATAGACACCCACCAGAAGAAATAGACACACCTGAGGAGACATGGTGACCGTGTACAACAGTGGtttacagatggccacatagcggtcatatgCCATTGCTGACAAGATAAAGGATTCAGAAATGacaaacaaagagaagaaaaagagctgaGTCATACACCCTGTGTAGGAGATGATGTTCTTCTTTGAGACAAAACTCATCAGCATTTTGGGGATGATGGCAGAGGAGTAACTGAAGTCAATGAAGGACAAGTTgaagaggaaaaagtacatgggggtgtgaaGGTGAGAGTTCAGCCCAATCAGTGTTATCAAGCCCAGGTTCCCCAGCACAGTGACCATGTAGAAGcccagaaacaggaagaagagggggagctGGAGTCCTGGCTGGTTTGTTAAGCCTGCAAGGATAAACTCTGTCACAGAGGAGGTGTTATCTGCAGCCATCCTCCTCTGGAAGGGTCTGAGGTCtgggagggaaacagaaaagaattgcTCACACAGACAGAGGAAAACAACCCATTCTTGAGAGTGGTGTTTGAACAGGGATGTGTGGAACTTAGAGCTGAGATGGCATCTCCTTGTTCCCCCATCTCTGTTTTTATGGTCTCCACATGGCTTCGACCATCCTAGTAACTCTTGGTGGGTGAAATTTGCCTCCAGAGTAAGGGTTCATCCAACTGAGGAGAAAGTCCACAAAGATCAGCTGGGATGCCCCTGCAACCTTGCAGTGACTCTCCTCTGGTACTGCCTGCCCACTATAGCCCTGGACCAAGTTTTGTGTGACCTGGACCCCTCTCTGGAGTGCTGTTGAGCAGCAGACGCCAGTTGTCTTAGACCTTCCACCTTTAGTCAGTGCTGGTCAGAACAGGAAGATGAGGCTTTGTTACCCAGAGTCTATTGGGAATGCCCATGGAAATATTATGTGAAAATAATACTGGAGTTATAAGGCAAAGTTATTAACTaaacctgagaaaaaagaaacatttgctgagcactaAATTTGCTAATggtactgttctaagtgctcTGGGGCATTTTGATTAAACCCATTGAACAGCTGAGGACACTGGGCACCGTCCCAGTCCTTCTAAGTGGCAGGAGAAGGGGAAGTCAGACTGTCTGGCTCCGGGGTTGCAGCTTCGTACCCTAACCACTCTGCTAGAGCACAGAGCAGGTCAGGCAGGCACTCACCCTCCTGCCTGCAGTCACAGTGCTGGACTCTACTGGCTCCCACCCATCTCTCTCATGGAGACTCAGACGGTCCTGGTGACAAGAAGGGGACAACTCAGAGCTCAGACTGCTCTgctgcttctgtctctctcccttaaaATTCAAAGCCTATAGTTTGTCTTGGTTCTCCTGTTGATCTGAAGAACATGGTCTCTGACTTTCTTTGTCCTGACCCTCCAGTCTGGCTTCTAACAATGGAACAGCACTTTTATAACGTCCATGGATAACTGTAAAACAGTGTTCTTCTGGATTAGAGACCACAGCGACATAGATACAGGGGCTCCCTCGGGATACCTGTTCCCTAAGGAAGAGGAAATGTTTGTTTATGCCCGTGATAGTGCTTGATGGGGCTTAATAGCTTTTCCTTAAATTCAGGTTACACCTTTATATGTACAATTAAGAACAAAGCATTTGGGAAAAGAATTCTcatactgagcacttactgtatacTGACCACTGTTTCTGTCCCAGCACCCTCATCTGAAAGAACCAGAGAAAAGCATACATAATTTCACCGTGTTTATTCCTCAGAACAACCTCGTAGGGTAGACCTATCAGTCTCCCCTAATAATATAtggaaaatacatgaaagaaacataaaagtgcactgaaggaaaggaaagctgTGGAGAGGAACAGCACTCAGGGTAGAGTGGCTGTAAGGGCAAGTGTTACAGATTTCAGTTTAAATCGTGGAATCTGACAGTTGAACAATGAATTGAGAGAGACCTGGAAAGCCTTTGCTTCAAAATAACACCAGTTACTCTAATAAAACACTGGGTGTCATGGCTTAAAGCAGCACCTTTCTTGGGCATCATGGTTTTGTCCTGCAATTTCGCACAGTACTCCAGCCCAAAGTAGTGCTGTGGGGAAGGAAATTGTAACCAAATAACAGGATAGAGGGGTAACAGAGCTTGCTGAGTTTTCACATAACCACAAGTCACACAGTGTAGATTTTTGGCTGAGACTGATATAAAGATTAAGGAAATTTCATATGGAAATTTATATTCAACACCCTTTGACAGGGGCATTTACACAGTAAGGATGGCAAATTTTCTATTCAAAAAACAAATCTGTATTGGGGAATTTGAAGAGTTACTTAGCTGATGAGTTATGTATGTTTTTGGTCAGAGTTAAAGTCTGAAGTTCTTTGGGAGAAATTAGGACATCAAAGCACAAAGGTAGAACCCATTGTCTTCCAGGCAAGTCCAACTGAAATCATTGCACAtggacctgtgtgtgtgtctgagagtgTACACATACAGTAGTGAGGACTTGTCCTCCCCCCACTAAAGTTCAGTACTGATGGTGCCTCATTTGCCTGTTTGCATTGAGAATAGTCCGTTGCCAAGAGGACACTAATGAATCCCAGTCCCTGTTCTTCATCCCACTGCACATGttgaagaaatagagaaaaacaatccATTATCAAGAAACTGAAGTAAACACCACAAGTAGGATCTCCTTAGGACCCAAGGTCAAAGAGGACCTTGGGGACtcattaaaatgttcagtttCCTTTCAGAATCTCAGAGGGTTCTTGGAAGCATGATGCAATGCCAGGAAAAATTCTTCTGAGATCTTTGCCTCTTCAGAGATGGTTTCCCTTGGAGCTTCATTTCCAGTGCATTAGGGTTTTATGTCAAGTGCACCAGGGCTTCTCCAAAGCTCTTTTGACTGTTGACTTGCTCCTATACAAGCAGAGACGAACAGAAATCAATATTCTGGATTAAGTTATTTTGttgcaggtcttttatctccttggttaaatttattcctaggtactttatttttttcttgctatagtaaatgggatttctcctctagtttctctttctgatatttcattgttggtgtacaaaaatgccatcgaTTTGTGAATGTTGACCTTGTATCTCagtactttgccaaattcactcattaggtcaatagttttttggtggcgactgtagggttttctatgtacactatcatgtcatctacaataATGACCgtgttacttcctcctttctaatttggatgccttttagttatttttcttgtctgattgctatggctagaactctcagtactatgttgaataagaatggtgagagaggacacccttgtcttgttgctgatcttaaagggaaagcttttggttttttcccattgagtataatgaTGGCTGTAGGTTTCCCATATATGGattttatgttgaggtatgctccctctagtcccactttgctgagtgtttttatcataaatgggagttggattttatcaaaatcctttttagcatctattgatctgatcatgtgatttttgtccttcatttttttaatgtggagtaacaaattattgatttgtgagcattgtaccatccttgcatccctgggatgaatcccacttgacaaggtgtatgatctttctaatgtatttctGCGTCTGGATATGCAGTGTATTGTTGAGGATttaagcatctatgttcatcagcgatactggtctgtagttttgtttctttgatgagtctttacctggttttggaattagaatgacactggccttgtaaaaagagtttgggagttttccttcatcttgaattttttggaatagtttgaggagatgGCAGTTggttctttcttaaatatttggtagaattcaactgtgaagccctctggtccagggatttgtatgttgggagttttttgattacagattcaatttcactagttgttatcagtctattcaggctttctgcttcttcttgattcagttttggaagattgtatgtctcaagaaatttctccatttcactcaggttgttcaatttcttggcatgtagttgttcatagtaatttcttacaatcctttgtatttctgtggtgtcagttgtaacttctcctgtttcatttctgattttatttatttgggtcctctctctttttcatgaCGGGTCtggttaaaagcttgtcaattttgtatacgttttcaaagaaccagttcctggatttcctaatcttttgaattgttcttttagtctgtgtgtcatGTAATTCTGCCCTGtcattgattatttccttccctctctttggtctggcctttgttgttgttcctgttgTTCTTGTAGATgcaggttaggttgtttatttgagatttttccatcttctttatGTAAAACATTAACTGATTTTTCAATATGAAGTCAACCTTATGTTCCTAGGATCAAACTCtacttcaaaattatataaaactatttttgtgtTATGTTGGATTTTTTTGGCCAgttttttcaggggtttttttgcatgtaatttCATGAAGGATATTGGTATCTACATATTTTTTCTAGTAATGTTTTCATCCGATTTAGGTTATCAGAGGCAATACAATTTCCCCTGAAGAGCCAAGATTTCAGTCACCTATAATCTCATCACCAGACTTATTGCTATACCCAGGCAACCCACTAGTGCTGGTGAGAACCCACCATCAGGCTGCTATGAGACTGAGAGATTGGAACCCAAAGGTGACCTTTGTACACGTGTTTTCCCAGTGGCTCCTTCTCCATGCCTAGACTCACTGGGCCTGCAGTCAAGGCAAGACCTGACACTTACAAAGTCCTCTGTACCTCAAAAAGCCCCTTCACACACACCATGTGCCAATCAATCCTCACAAAGCATTAAGATTGtatcttgtttttcattttaaagataataaagttGAAGTATGTATGAGTCACCAAATGTCACACagtaaaaaatgcaatttttaacaAAGTTGAACAGCTCACGTAGTAAGAAATGcatagaacctaatcaacagaagaaaacagcaagcaaaatataaccggagacattgaaattaagaacaatctgacagtaaccagacggGAGGTGGAAGGAATTAAGGAGGAAACAGGGAAGTGTTTTCAGTAACacctataaaagacacatggacaaaaccaacggGGCATGGAagcaaggaaaggagggagatttggctggggtggtggcaggTGGTACGGAGTAaaaacagacaactgtaattggacacaataaaacaattttttttgaaaaggaagacattcctatatacaaaaaaaaagaaagaaaagaaatgcattttatgGCAGtcttttgtcttccattttcaaAGTTCATGATCTTTCCTCTACCAATTCATGCATTTTTCAACATTTCTAGAGGGTTCTGGGGTCTCAAACACTATTggaaaaatgtgattaaaatattttggcaaaAGACATGTGGCAGGGAGCAAAATTTAATGCCAAAAGAGGAGAAGTTTGAGGACATAAATCGGGAATGAAAGTTGAATCTGCCACAAACATAAACACCTCACTAGGGTAATTGTCCCAGTCAAGTTTTGGATCTCCAGCGCCATTCACACAACAAAATTAAGGCCTCTGATGCATGTAAGCAAACTCATACTACACTCAACACCAAGTAAATGGGCAGCCTCACAGcactccctcccacctcatcCCCAGGCTCCCCCTGCACACACCTCATTAATGAGAGGGCAGTAtaaagcacagttttctccctattactcccaatccagcccaccctcccaaccctccccacttccctcccattaccaccctccccctggttttgtccatgtgtcctttaaatttgatcttgtaaacccttcccattctctgctgaaattccctcttctctcccctctggtcactgtcagcctgtcgtctatttcagtgtctttgactatattttgcttgtttctttgttttgttcttcaggttcctgttaaaggtgagatcatatggtgtttgtctttcactgcctggcttgtttcgcttagcatagtgctttcctgctccatccatgctgcatagaatttccattgtgtaaatgggccatagtttcttgatccattcatttactgatgggcatctaggttgcttccagcatctagctattgtaaattgtgctgctatgaacattgggatgcataggttcttttggattggtgttttaatattcttaggatagagtcccaggagtggaattcctgggtcaaaaggcagatccttttttttgttttctgaggaatttccatactgctttccatagtggttgtaccagtctgcagtcccaccagcagtgcactagggaccccttttccacaacctctccaacacttgttgtttgttgctttatttatgatggccattctgactggtgtgaagtggtgtctcactgtgtttttaatttgcatctctctgatagctagtgatattgaacatcatttcatgtgtctctggattttctgtatgtcctccttggagaagtgtctgttcaagtcctttgcccactttttcattggattccttgtcttcttagagtggagttgtgtaagttctttacatattttggagattaaacccttgtctgaggtatcattggcaaatatgtttccccatacagttggttctcttttaattttcatactgttttctttttttttcttttcttttttttttatttcaatcattgttcaagtacagttttctcccccctactcccgtt
The genomic region above belongs to Phyllostomus discolor isolate MPI-MPIP mPhyDis1 chromosome 13, mPhyDis1.pri.v3, whole genome shotgun sequence and contains:
- the LOC114509945 gene encoding olfactory receptor 8B12-like — its product is MAADNTSSVTEFILAGLTNQPGLQLPLFFLFLGFYMVTVLGNLGLITLIGLNSHLHTPMYFFLFNLSFIDFSYSSAIIPKMLMSFVSKKNIISYTGCMTQLFFFSLFVISESFILSAMAYDRYVAICKPLLYTVTMSPQVCLFLLVGVYGIGALGALAHTVNILFLTFCADNLVNHYMCDILPLLELSCNSSYMNNLVVFIVAGFGIGVSIVTIFLSYGFILSSIFHISSTKGKSKAFSTCGSHIIAICLFFGSGTFAYLKPPSAVPLDQGKVCSLFYTIVVPMLNPLIYSLRNKDVKLAMKKTLGRITFS